A single region of the Lotus japonicus ecotype B-129 chromosome 4, LjGifu_v1.2 genome encodes:
- the LOC130712422 gene encoding uncharacterized protein LOC130712422, whose amino-acid sequence MVKIHDELVSSLTSEQKIVYKNVLDVVLSDNGRFFFLYGFGGTGKIFVWNTLSAALRSRGLTVLNVASSGIASLLLPGGRTAHSRFSILISINEISTCNLRHGSPKAELLKKASLIIWDETPMLNKHYFEALDRSLNDIMKTQFTHGYDIPFGGKVVVLGGDFRQILPVISRGSRSEIVGSAINSSYLWKHCKVMKLTINMRLENAISTSSAAEIKEFADWLLQVGDGTVKTIDEEETLIEIPLDLLIEQCKEPLLELVNFAYPKLANNLQKNSFFQERAIIAPTLECVEEINNFMLAMIPGDETKYLSCDTPCKSDEDSGVNAE is encoded by the coding sequence ATGGTAAAGATTCATGATGAATTGGTCAGTTCTCTTACTTCAGAGCAAAAGATTGTTTATAAGAATGTTTTGGATGTTGTTTTGTCTGATAACGGCAgattcttttttctatatggttttggaggaaCGGGAAAAATATTTGTATGGAATACATTATCTGCTGCTTTGCGTTCAAGGGGCCTTACCGTCTTAAATGTCGCATCTAGCGGAATTGCATCGCTATTGTTACCTGGAGGTAGAACTGCTCATTCAAGGTTTTCTAttcttatttcaataaatgagaTATCAACCTGTAATCTTCGTCACGGTTCCCCAAAAGCTGAGTTATTGAAAAAAGCAAGCCTTATTATTTGGGATGAGACACCTATGTTAAACAAACATTACTTTGAAGCTTTAGACAGATCTCTTAATGACATTATGAAGACTCAGTTTACCCATGGTTATGACATTCCATTCGGAGGTAAAGTTGTGGTACTAGGAGGcgactttagacaaatacttcCAGTTATTTCCAGAGGAAGTCGTTCAGAAATTGTCGGTTCAgctatcaattcttcatatttgtggaagcattgcaaggtaatgaaGCTGACTATTAATATGAGATTGGAAAATGCTATAtcgacttcttcagcagcagaaataaaagagtttgcaGATTGGTTACTTCAAGTGGGAGATGGTACAGTTAAAACGATTGATGAGGAAGAAACACTTATTGAGATTCCTCTAGATCTTCTTATTGAACAGTGTAAGGAACCGTTGCTTGAATTAGTTAATTTTGCATATCCAAAACTTGCAAataatttgcaaaaaaattcattctttcAAGAAAGAGCGATCATTGCACCAACACTTGAATGTGTAgaggaaatcaacaactttatgttagcAATGATTCCTGGTGATGAAACAAAATATTTGAGTTGTGATACTCCGTGCAAGTCAGACGAAGATTCGGGTGTCAATGCAGAATGA
- the LOC130711125 gene encoding 26S proteasome non-ATPase regulatory subunit 4 homolog, which yields MVLEATMICIDNSEWMRNGDYSPSRFQAQADAVNLICGAKTQSNPENTVGVLTMAGKGVRVLVTPTSDLGKILACMHGLEIGGEMNLAAGIQVAQLALKHRQNKKQQQRIIVFTGSPIKHEKKMLEMIGRKLKKNSVALDIVNFGEEDEGKTEKLDALLAAVNNNDTSRMAHVPPGPNALSDVLISTPIFTGDGEGGSGFAAAAAAAAAAGGVSGYDFGVDPNLDPELALALRVSMEEERARQEAAAKKAAEDASKENGGEQQASSQDAAMIERASEETSEAATKTNDMMDDENALLQQALAMSMDDPVINKDMRDTDMSEAAADDPELALALQLSVADGSEDSGSQSDMSKLLADQSFVSSILASLPGVDPNDPSVKDLLASMQNQSEPQQKNEDKPPNEEEKK from the exons ATGGTGCTCGAG GCGACGATGATCTGTATTGACAATTCTGAATGGATGCGTAATGGGGACTACTCTCCTTCTCGATTTCAAGCCCAAGCAGACGCTGTCAATCTTATTTGTGGTGCTAAAACCCAG TCTAATCCTGAGAATACGGTTGGAGTTCTCACGATGGCGGGGAAGGGTGTTCGTGTTTTGGTCACCCCTACCAGTGATTTGGGAAAGATCTTAGCTTGTATGCATG GACTAGAAATAGGTGGTGAGATGAACCTAGCTGCTGGCATTCAGGTGGCACAGTTAGCTCTTAAGCATCGGCAGAATAAGAAACAGCAGCAAAGGATTATTGTCTTTACTGGGAG TCCTATCAAGCACGAGAAGAAAATGTTGGAGATGATTGGgcgaaagttgaaaaagaatagCGTTGCACTTGACATTGTCAATTTTGGTGAAGAAGACGAGGGAAAGACAGAGAAGCTGGATGCACTCCTTGCAGCCGTTAATAATAATGATACCAGCCGCATGGCTCATGTTCCACCTGGTCCAAATGCTCTATCTGATGTACTTATAAG TACACCAATTTTTACTGGTGATGGAGAGGGTGGAAGTGGTTTTGCAGCAGCTGCTgctgcagcagcagcagcaggtggTGTATCTGGATATGACTTTGGCGTGGATCCGAACTTGGACCCGGAATTGGCTCTTGCTCTAAGAGTTTCAATGGAAGAGGAGAGGGCCCGACAGGAAGCAGCTGCAAAGAAGGCTGCAGAGGATGCTTCCAAGGAGAATGGTGGTGAGCAGCAAGCCAGCTCGCAGGATGCAGCCATGATTGAGCGTGCTAGTGAAGAAACTTCAGAAGCTGCGACTAAGACAAATGATATGATG GACGATGAGAATGCTCTACTACAGCAGGCCCTTGCTATGTCAATGGATGATCCTGTGATTAACAAAGATATGAGAGATACAGATATGTCTGAAGCAGCTGCAGATGATCCTGAGTTAGCTTTAG CTCTCCAATTGTCAGTAGCAGATGGCAGTGAGGACTCAGGAAGCCAGTCAGACATGAGTAAATTGTTGGCAGATCAGTCGTTTGTATCTTCTATCCTTGCATCG CTTCCCGGGGTTGACCCAAATGACCCATCTGTCAAAGATTTACTGGCCTCCATGCAAAATCAGTCTGAA CCCCAACAGAAGAATGAAGACAAGCCACCAAATGAGGAGGAGAAGAAATAA